The genomic region GACCTGGCGACGATCGATCGACGCAGCAAGGCCGACGAGGCCCTGCAGGACAAGATCCCGAGCCCCACGATCCGCGGTTTCCTGCTGCAGAACCTCCGGGCCGGCGACGACGACCGCTACAGCTGGCAGGCCAACCTCGAGGTCCTGCGTCGTGACCTGGCGACGATCGGTGGATTCCCCGAGCTCGACGCGACGTTCGACCATCCCGTGCTCTGGATCTCGGGGGAGAACTCGCCGTACGTGCAGGAGGAGGACGAGGAGCGGATGCGCGAGCTGTTCCCCCGCACGCGACTCGTCACGATCAAGGGCGCCGGGCACTGGGTGCACTCGGAGCAACCGGAGTCGTTCGTGTCAGCCCTGCGCGTGTTCCTGCTGGCCTGACCGAGTCACCGGGCCGCGCCGCACGAGGACCGCGACCACGACCACGAGGATCAGGGCGGTGAGCGCCACCGGCACCGGGATCAGCGGATCGAGCAGCACGAGCAGCGCTCCCGACGGGACGACCACGTTCACGACCCGGTCCGCGTGGTCGCGGATCGCGATCCACCAGATCCCCAGGACGAAGATCGCGATCGGGACCGACACGGTGAAGGTGGCGGCGACGGCACTCAGCTTGCTGTGGTCGGTCAGCACATCGATCTCGACCTCGATGCCCGCAGACAGCGCCCCGGCCGCCGCGAACACGAAGTAGTGCACGTAGCCGTAGCGGAGCGACTGCCCGAACGAACCGATGGCCTCGTGATGCGGCGGCCAGAAGTAGATCCACCACAGCGAGCAGGTCACGACAAGGGCGAGATTCGCGATGGCGATCAGAGGAACGAGGTCGGCGTCTCCTTCGAGTGCCTCGATGATGGCGTTCGACGATCCGAGCAGGCTCTCGCCCAGCAGGATCAGCGTGAAGAGCCCGTAGCGCTCCGTGATGTGGTGCGGGTGCCACGGGGTGGTCCCGCGACGTTCAGCCACGACGGGGACGGAGATCTCGGCCAGGAGGAGCACCACGAACAGCGCAGGACGCACCGACTCGGGCACCACCAGCAGGCTCAGCCACAACACCTGCACGGTCGCCACGCCGCCCGCGTAGGTGTACGCCGTCGAGCGCAGCTCGGGCGAGCCGTGACCCGCTCGCGTCCACTGGGCCACCATC from Aeromicrobium sp. Sec7.5 harbors:
- a CDS encoding low temperature requirement protein A; translated protein: MSASSSPAARLSRLVPMRPRDPREAGRSASPLELFFDLVFVIAVSVASVELHHALTENHVLEGVVAYAAAFFAIWWAWMNFTWFATSFDVDDWLYRVLTFVQMGGVLTFAVGLHDFYDGDYALAILGYVVMRVAMVAQWTRAGHGSPELRSTAYTYAGGVATVQVLWLSLLVVPESVRPALFVVLLLAEISVPVVAERRGTTPWHPHHITERYGLFTLILLGESLLGSSNAIIEALEGDADLVPLIAIANLALVVTCSLWWIYFWPPHHEAIGSFGQSLRYGYVHYFVFAAAGALSAGIEVEIDVLTDHSKLSAVAATFTVSVPIAIFVLGIWWIAIRDHADRVVNVVVPSGALLVLLDPLIPVPVALTALILVVVVAVLVRRGPVTRSGQQEHAQG